In Rhodopirellula islandica, the following proteins share a genomic window:
- a CDS encoding FAD-dependent oxidoreductase — translation MSHRRAALSNPFALAAFGMLVFCPTLQAQEPTPQTEGNVADPTAADVIVYGSTPGGFCSAIAAAREGASVILLEPTEHIGGLNTGGLSHCDSNQMVRSTLLGLFDEWHTRVVKDYTDRGRQAPYNPAKKDQSRWTSEPHVAMRVTLQMLEEAGVTVLTKRALQSVTKDGPRITSLDTTQEVFTAKVFVDGTYEGDLMAAAGVDWTIGREGREEYGESLAGKQTPKSKMNINGFDGQGEPLPLVTAMRVGDENVGDKNVMTYSFRLCLTEEAENRVPMPQPTHYDPARFEIVRRALLAGETRVGFDLYPLPGNKLDGNNSIGGQFSIGLVGGGNDWHAANEAGRRKIWEAHKQYTLEFYHFLITDPVVPQSMRERYAKLGLCKDEFASHEHFSPALYVRESRRMKGLYVISQKDILESPEKLDPIAISSFPIDSHDCQRIALPGGGVINEGTIFPVRRTNPKQGYAYHVPYRSILPRPEQCDNLLVPVALSCTHVGISSLRIEGAWMAIGQGAGVAAALAADADLPVQELNYEQLRKRLLAQGQVLELPDVPEPTTPSGTIAATSLPGMVLDDSQAELSGNWSHSTNFKPHVETGYMYCGEKDSQSKGDGNTTATFRFRVPKSGRYEVRMAYSAHESRAKNVPLSISTGDSHTSFHVDQTLPLPSGKHFRPVATVALSAETESVIQITNAETSGFVILDAVQLLPVESKSVTEE, via the coding sequence ATGTCACACCGCCGGGCTGCTCTTTCGAATCCCTTCGCTTTGGCTGCGTTTGGCATGCTGGTGTTCTGCCCCACGCTCCAAGCCCAAGAACCAACTCCCCAAACCGAAGGCAACGTTGCTGACCCCACGGCGGCGGATGTGATTGTCTATGGCTCGACACCGGGCGGCTTTTGTTCCGCGATCGCGGCCGCTCGCGAGGGAGCTTCGGTCATCTTGCTAGAACCGACCGAGCATATCGGCGGGCTGAACACGGGTGGCTTGAGTCACTGCGACTCGAACCAGATGGTTCGCAGCACGTTGTTGGGATTGTTCGATGAGTGGCACACACGAGTGGTGAAGGACTACACCGACCGAGGTCGGCAAGCTCCGTACAACCCAGCCAAGAAGGACCAATCGCGGTGGACGTCCGAACCGCATGTGGCGATGCGAGTGACCTTGCAAATGTTGGAGGAAGCCGGGGTCACCGTCCTGACAAAGCGTGCTCTTCAATCAGTCACGAAGGATGGTCCACGCATCACCTCGTTGGACACGACGCAAGAAGTGTTCACTGCCAAAGTCTTCGTGGATGGCACTTACGAAGGCGACCTGATGGCGGCTGCAGGAGTCGATTGGACCATCGGCCGAGAAGGACGCGAGGAATACGGTGAATCGCTGGCGGGAAAGCAAACCCCGAAATCGAAGATGAACATCAACGGCTTCGATGGTCAAGGCGAGCCATTGCCGCTGGTCACCGCGATGCGTGTTGGTGACGAGAACGTCGGTGACAAAAATGTGATGACCTACAGCTTCCGACTGTGCTTGACCGAGGAAGCGGAAAACCGTGTGCCGATGCCCCAGCCCACCCACTACGACCCGGCAAGGTTCGAGATTGTCCGCCGGGCGCTCCTGGCCGGGGAAACCCGTGTTGGCTTTGACTTGTACCCACTGCCCGGGAACAAACTCGACGGCAACAATTCGATCGGCGGGCAATTCTCCATCGGTTTGGTCGGCGGCGGCAACGACTGGCACGCCGCCAACGAGGCGGGGCGAAGGAAGATCTGGGAAGCCCACAAGCAGTACACGCTGGAGTTCTATCACTTCCTGATCACTGACCCGGTTGTGCCCCAATCGATGCGGGAACGCTACGCCAAGCTCGGCCTTTGCAAAGACGAATTCGCGAGCCACGAACACTTTTCGCCGGCGCTCTACGTCCGCGAATCTCGAAGAATGAAAGGCCTGTACGTCATCAGCCAAAAGGACATTCTCGAATCACCCGAAAAACTGGATCCGATTGCGATCTCGTCGTTTCCAATTGACTCGCATGACTGCCAAAGGATTGCACTTCCAGGTGGCGGGGTGATCAACGAAGGGACGATCTTCCCCGTGCGAAGAACCAATCCAAAACAGGGCTACGCCTACCATGTCCCCTACCGGTCGATTCTGCCCCGACCAGAGCAGTGCGACAACTTGCTGGTTCCGGTCGCCCTGTCCTGCACGCACGTTGGGATCTCGTCATTGCGAATCGAGGGGGCTTGGATGGCGATCGGCCAGGGAGCCGGTGTCGCCGCGGCCCTGGCGGCGGATGCTGACCTGCCTGTCCAGGAACTGAACTACGAACAGCTCCGCAAACGGCTGCTCGCGCAAGGCCAGGTTCTGGAACTGCCGGACGTGCCGGAGCCAACCACTCCGAGTGGGACCATTGCCGCGACGTCGTTGCCGGGAATGGTGCTCGACGATTCCCAAGCGGAACTCTCGGGCAACTGGTCACACTCGACCAACTTCAAACCTCACGTCGAGACGGGCTACATGTATTGCGGGGAGAAGGATTCCCAATCGAAGGGCGACGGGAACACGACGGCCACCTTTCGATTCCGTGTTCCAAAGTCGGGGCGATACGAAGTGCGGATGGCTTATTCCGCTCACGAAAGCCGGGCGAAGAACGTTCCTCTCTCAATTTCCACCGGGGACTCCCACACTTCGTTCCACGTGGACCAGACCCTGCCGCTGCCATCGGGAAAACACTTCCGCCCAGTCGCCACGGTTGCACTCTCGGCAGAGACGGAATCCGTCATCCAAATCACGAACGCGGAAACGTCTGGCTTTGTGATCCTTGACGCCGTGCAACTGCTGCCAGTGGAATCCAAGTCAGTCACTGAGGAGTGA
- a CDS encoding DUF1573 domain-containing protein, whose product MNSRVWMVAFVFLGSALGSSARADWTQTVFPVKTHNFGTVAVASKTEFRFPVVNTFNSDLHIRSVRESCGCTTAIIETATIAPGESGSILARFNTPTFRGKRGATLTVVIDKPFYSEIQLKVDGYIRSDMVFHPGAIELGTVNQGEPKSGSTKLFYAGRSDWQVVDVRSNTPWLVPSFKQTERGAGKANYELSVEVREDAPEGYFQDELIIQTNDRSMPNVPLRVIGTVESALSIAPQSIAVGTIKQGDSISQRLAIRGRKPFAIESIECEGWKVEFSASEDERMIHMVDLTLTADTARGNQRVPMVIRTRGENAVTAKAIVTADIAAEQVAQAQ is encoded by the coding sequence ATGAACAGTCGAGTGTGGATGGTGGCGTTTGTCTTCTTGGGTTCGGCCCTGGGTTCCTCTGCGAGGGCGGATTGGACCCAAACGGTGTTCCCGGTGAAGACGCACAATTTTGGAACGGTTGCGGTCGCTTCCAAAACGGAATTTCGCTTTCCGGTGGTCAACACGTTCAACTCGGATCTGCATATCCGATCGGTGCGAGAAAGCTGTGGATGCACCACCGCGATCATCGAAACCGCAACGATCGCTCCCGGCGAGTCCGGATCGATCTTGGCTCGTTTCAACACCCCAACGTTTCGCGGCAAACGTGGCGCGACGTTGACGGTCGTCATCGACAAACCGTTCTACAGCGAAATTCAGTTGAAAGTGGATGGTTACATCCGCAGCGACATGGTGTTCCACCCTGGTGCCATCGAACTGGGAACCGTCAATCAAGGCGAACCCAAGTCGGGGTCGACCAAGTTGTTCTACGCGGGGCGAAGTGATTGGCAGGTGGTCGACGTCCGCTCCAACACGCCTTGGTTGGTGCCTTCGTTCAAGCAAACCGAACGTGGTGCAGGCAAAGCCAACTACGAACTGTCCGTCGAAGTGCGTGAAGACGCTCCGGAAGGCTACTTCCAAGACGAGCTGATCATTCAAACCAATGACCGCAGCATGCCGAACGTTCCTTTGCGAGTGATCGGCACCGTCGAATCAGCCCTGTCGATCGCTCCTCAATCCATCGCGGTTGGAACGATCAAGCAAGGCGATAGCATTTCCCAACGCTTGGCGATTCGGGGCCGCAAGCCTTTCGCAATTGAGTCGATCGAATGCGAAGGTTGGAAGGTGGAATTCTCGGCCAGCGAAGACGAACGAATGATCCACATGGTCGACTTGACGCTGACCGCCGACACGGCGCGTGGGAACCAACGTGTTCCCATGGTGATTCGCACCCGAGGCGAAAATGCCGTGACCGCGAAAGCCATTGTGACGGCGGACATCGCTGCCGAACAAGTCGCTCAAGCTCAGTGA